The proteins below are encoded in one region of Chelmon rostratus isolate fCheRos1 chromosome 21, fCheRos1.pri, whole genome shotgun sequence:
- the LOC121625015 gene encoding D(5)-like dopamine receptor, which translates to MESFYNESQNQDQDHRVHLDQHQVVTAGADSPGQGGGLSLRALTGCVLCVLIVSTLLGNTLVCAAVIKFRHLRSKVTNSFVISLAVSDLFVAVLVMPWRAVSEVAGIWLFGRFCDTWVAFDIMCSTASILNLCIISMDRYWAISSPFKYERKMTRRFAFLMIGVAWTLSILISFIPVQLNWHRADADNTTADNPDDCNASLNRTYAISSSLISFYIPVVIMVGTYTRIFRIAQTQIRRISSLERAAGPRAQKQRHRASTHDESSLKTSFKRETKVLKTLSIIMGVFVFCWLPFFVLNCVVPFCDLDKLREPPCVSDTTFSIFVWFGWANSSLNPVIYAFNADFRKAFSTILGCNKYCSTSTVEAVDFSNELVSYHHDTTMQKEACAMPGPGAQRLMAPPAPHTGGNLEQNFDKVSVISDDSRNHSNLLLPAILQYECEAEISLDMMPFNSSGPTDCYLIPGQIHDL; encoded by the coding sequence ATGGAGAGTTTTTATAACGAGAGCCAAAACCAAGACCAGGATCACCGAGTCCACCTGGATCAGCACCAGGTGGTCACAGCGGGGGCGGACAGCCCCGGGCAAGGTGGAGGTCTCAGTCTAAGGGCGCTAACTGGCTGCGTCCTGTGCGTTCTGATCGTTTCCACCCTGCTGGGTAACACTCTGGTGTGCGCCGCGGTCATCAAATTCCGCCACCTGCGCTCCAAAGTGACCAACTCCTTCGTAATCTCTCTGGCGGTGTCCGACCTGTTCGTGGCCGTGCTGGTGATGCCCTGGAGGGCGGTGTCCGAAGTCGCCGGCATCTGGCTCTTCGGCCGCTTCTGTGACACCTGGGTCGCTTTCGACATCATGTGCTCCACCGCGTCCATCCTCAACCTGTGCATCATCAGCATGGACCGGTACTGGGCCATCTCCAGCCCGTTCAAGTACGAGCGCAAAATGACACGCAGGTTCGCCTTCCTGATGATCGGCGTCGCCTGGactctctccatcctcatctCTTTCATTCCCGTGCAGCTCAACTGGCACCGCGCGGACGCCGACAACACGACGGCGGACAACCCGGACGACTGCAACGCCAGCCTGAACCGGACCTATGCTATCTCCTCGTCCCTCATAAGCTTCTACATTCCCGTGGTGATCATGGTGGGAACGTACACGCGCATTTTCCGCATCGCGCAAACCCAAATCAGGCGGATCTCGTCTTTGGAGAGGGCGGCAGGGCCCCGTGCGCAAAAACAACGCCACCGTGCGTCAACGCACGACGAAAGCTCGCTGAAAACGTCTTTTAAGAGAGAAACGAAAGTTTTAAAGACTCTGTCCATCATCATGGGAGTGTTCGTGTTCTGCTGGCTGCCGTTTTTCGTCCTGAACTGTGTGGTGCCTTTCTGCGACTTGGACAAACTCAGAGAGCCGCCGTGCGTCAGCGACACCACCTTCAGCATCTTCGTGTGGTTCGGCTGGGCGAACTCATCCCTGAACCCGGTCATTTACGCTTTCAACGCCGACTTCAGGAAGGCTTTCTCCACCATCCTGGGCTGTAATAAATACTGCTCCACCTCCACGGTTGAGGCCGTGGACTTCAGCAACGAGCTGGTGTCCTATCACCACGACACCACCATGCAGAAGGAGGCCTGCGCCATGCCGGGCCCCGGGGCGCAGAGACTCATGGCACCGCCGGCGCCGCACACAGGAGGAAATCTGGAGCAGAACTTTGACAaagtttcagtcatttctgatgATTCCCGTAATCACAGCAACTTACTGCTGCCCGCCATCCTGCAGTATGAATGCGAGGCGGAGATTTCTTTGGACATGATGCCCTTCAACTCCTCCGGACCCACCGACTGTTATCTTATTCCGGGTCAAATCCACGACCTGTGA